In one Heterodontus francisci isolate sHetFra1 chromosome 16, sHetFra1.hap1, whole genome shotgun sequence genomic region, the following are encoded:
- the ccndbp1 gene encoding cyclin-D1-binding protein 1 homolog: MEEHESAEVENLGLETGEDLRLPLRNLVQGLREVVSQLREGESLWKSEDFDVQFFWKTLGECFKAVSHEATKLSLTFSKPPLPAIQDCQKVAAEFQKSILNLATVYYWLPKSQGVTLRRLVRDATMDIVEGVIQLLNVILSTPLQSLSQDQLTSTGGVWEACDRFSKIPKDNQAAVLSLMSSYAAIVEDALEEMEQARHADNPDPFSDIFDDADLRENRDTYWSETDKQVIAPCLGLLKAAKACLKKVSGAMKTHGKVDTLQHITQLDDLGDVTGEISPSVDELVLSLYPPMNYITVQMNAAKVASVLNKVLEITKSSHMCPESENSWLQFLSGAIDHNMDKVKDLTQGST, from the exons ATGGAGGAGCACGAATCAGCCGAGGTGGAGAATCTTGGTTTGGAGACAGGAGAGGATTTGCGGCTGCCTCTGCGGAACCTGGTGCAGGGCCTAAGGGAGGTAGTGTCGCAGCTGCGAG AGGGAGAATCGTTATGGAAGTCTGAGGATTTTGACGTGCAGTTCTTCTGGAAAACTCTAG GTGAGTGTTTTAAAGCAGTATCACATGAAGCAACGAAACTAAGTCTGACCTTTTCAAAACCACCCTTACCAGCTATACAA GACTGTCAGAAAGTCGCTGCTGagtttcagaaaagcatccttaatTTAGCCACTGTGTACTACTGGTTACCGAAGAGTCAAG GTGTGACTCTACGACGACTAGTTCGAGATGCCACAATGGACATAGTGGAGGGTGTTATTCAGCTATTGAATGTGATACTAAGCACACCACTTCAAAG TTTGTCACAGGACCAGCTGACATCCACAGGTGGAGTTTGGGAAGCTTGTGACCGGTTTTCTAAGATACCAAAAG ATAACCAGGCAGCTGTTTTATCATTGATGTCTTCCTATGCTGCTATTGTAGAAGATGCATTAGAGGAAATGGAACAG GCTCGGCATGCAGATAATCCAGATCCATTCAGTGACATTTTTGATGATGCAGACCTGCGAGAAAATCGGGACACTTACTGGTCAGAAACGGACAAGCAGGTCATAGCTCCTTGCTTAGGATTACTGAAAGCTGCCAAAGCATGTCTGAAAAAGGTCTCTGGAGCCATGAAAACTCACGGGAAGGTCGACACCTTACAGCACATAACACAGTTGGATGATTTGGGAGATGTTACTGGTGAAATTAGCCCCAG TGTTGATGAATTGGTGTTAAGTCTTTATCCTCCAATGAACTATATTACTGTGCAAATGAAC GCTGCAAAGGTTGCTTCTGTCCTGAACAAAGTTCTGGAAATAACCAA ATCCAGTCACATGTGTCCTGAATCAGAGAACAGCTGGTTACAATTTCTAAGTGGCGCAATTGACCACAATATGGACAAAGTGAAGGATTTAACTCAGGGCAGTACTTAA